A part of Aurantimicrobium sp. MWH-Uga1 genomic DNA contains:
- a CDS encoding ABC transporter ATP-binding protein, which produces MATVTFDNATRLYPGTNKPAVDKINLEVADGEFLVLVGPSGCGKSTTLRMLAGLEEVNSGRILIGDRDVTDMPPKDRDIAMVFQNYALYPHMTVAENMGFALKIAGVGKEERAERVLEAAKLLDLEQYLDRKPKALSGGQRQRVAMGRAIVRKPQVFLMDEPLSNLDAKLRVQTRTQISSLQRRLGVTTVYVTHDQIEALTMGDRIAVLKDGVLQQVGTPRDLYERPANKFVAGFIGSPAMNLLPSTIVSGGLEFGNATAKVDSEVTKKATGPVTIGIRPEDLIVTKDKGLKVSVDVVEELGADGYLYGRSTINGEELMVTVRVDGRDHPLRGDEIFVMPEEKHIHVFDASSGERLSGAVKL; this is translated from the coding sequence ATGGCTACAGTTACATTTGACAACGCCACTCGCCTCTACCCCGGGACGAACAAGCCCGCAGTAGACAAAATCAACCTCGAGGTTGCTGACGGCGAATTTCTCGTTCTCGTAGGCCCTTCCGGCTGCGGTAAGTCGACAACTTTGCGAATGCTCGCAGGCCTCGAAGAGGTTAACAGCGGTCGCATTCTCATTGGAGATCGTGACGTTACGGATATGCCTCCCAAAGACCGCGACATCGCTATGGTCTTTCAGAACTATGCCCTTTACCCTCACATGACAGTGGCAGAAAACATGGGTTTCGCACTCAAGATTGCTGGTGTTGGTAAGGAAGAACGAGCAGAACGCGTGCTCGAAGCTGCAAAACTTCTCGACCTCGAACAGTACCTCGACCGCAAGCCCAAGGCACTCTCCGGTGGACAGCGTCAGCGTGTTGCCATGGGCCGAGCAATCGTTCGGAAGCCTCAGGTTTTCCTCATGGACGAGCCTTTGTCCAACTTGGACGCGAAACTGCGTGTACAAACTCGTACTCAGATTTCCTCATTGCAGCGCCGCCTGGGCGTCACAACTGTGTACGTTACCCACGACCAAATTGAAGCGCTCACCATGGGTGACCGCATTGCTGTTCTCAAAGACGGTGTGCTTCAGCAGGTTGGTACCCCACGTGACCTTTACGAACGCCCGGCAAACAAGTTCGTTGCCGGCTTCATTGGATCCCCTGCAATGAACCTTCTGCCATCAACTATCGTCAGCGGCGGACTCGAGTTCGGAAACGCTACTGCAAAGGTAGATTCAGAAGTAACCAAGAAGGCTACCGGACCTGTCACCATTGGTATTCGCCCAGAAGACCTTATTGTTACTAAAGACAAAGGCCTCAAGGTCAGTGTGGACGTTGTTGAAGAACTTGGTGCAGATGGATATCTATATGGCCGTTCAACAATCAATGGTGAAGAACTCATGGTTACCGTCCGTGTAGACGGACGAGACCACCCTCTTCGCGGTGATGAAATCTTCGTTATGCCCGAAGAGAAGCACATTCACGTATTTGACGCTTCTTCTGGTGAGCGTCTCTCAGGTGCTGTAAAGCTATAA
- a CDS encoding zinc ribbon domain-containing protein YjdM, whose amino-acid sequence MSEALPACPACSSEYTYEMGALLVCPECAHEWNPDEDQSLDTAVIKDAVGNVLSDGDTVTVIKGLKVKGFPQDIKVGTKVRNIRLVPDSANGHDIDCKVDGFGQMHLKSSVVKKVL is encoded by the coding sequence ATGTCTGAAGCTTTACCTGCATGCCCTGCATGTTCATCTGAATACACCTATGAAATGGGGGCTTTGTTGGTGTGCCCTGAGTGTGCGCACGAATGGAACCCTGATGAGGATCAAAGTTTAGATACCGCAGTAATCAAAGACGCTGTTGGAAATGTTCTCTCAGATGGCGATACAGTCACTGTGATTAAGGGTTTGAAGGTTAAGGGCTTTCCCCAAGACATCAAGGTAGGAACTAAGGTACGCAATATTCGATTAGTTCCTGACTCTGCGAACGGCCACGACATCGACTGCAAGGTTGATGGTTTTGGCCAAATGCATCTCAAATCCTCCGTAGTAAAGAAAGTTCTCTAA
- the rsfS gene encoding ribosome silencing factor, whose protein sequence is MAATENALRLLAIAASAADDKGGEDLVALDISEPLPLVDIFLLVTGRNERNVIAISNEIEDKMIEAGVKTIRREGRAEGRWILLDFGDLVVHVFHEEERMYYGLERLWKDCPTIPLKLARPSEV, encoded by the coding sequence TTGGCTGCTACTGAAAACGCTCTTCGTCTGCTCGCAATTGCGGCTTCTGCTGCAGATGACAAGGGCGGAGAAGATCTCGTTGCACTAGATATTTCCGAACCTCTACCTTTAGTTGATATTTTCTTACTCGTTACTGGTCGTAACGAACGTAATGTCATCGCAATCTCTAATGAGATTGAAGACAAAATGATTGAAGCAGGCGTCAAAACCATCCGGCGCGAAGGCCGCGCAGAAGGACGTTGGATTCTTTTGGACTTTGGTGATCTTGTGGTTCACGTTTTCCATGAAGAAGAACGTATGTACTACGGGCTCGAGCGTTTGTGGAAAGACTGCCCGACAATTCCGCTCAAATTAGCACGCCCCTCTGAGGTGTAG
- a CDS encoding DUF4032 domain-containing protein yields MSGSLNITASTVEPSLLTLPWSIPLEMWPDDTITALPKGISRHIVRFAQLDGYVIAIKETTDEMAQSEYEMLRNLQKIDVPCVEPVAVVQGRKDDEGNPLAAALVTRHLKFSMPFRALYSTTLRPETTQRLVDSLALLLVRLHNVGFFWGDVSLSNTLFRRDAGSFAAYLVDAETGRLYDNLTPGQRKHDLEIARVNIAGELMDIQAGGKLDASIDPVATSESIMASYDTLWHELNDPELLKQNELWRINKRVQRLNELGFDIEELSIKTDEDGTHVKIQPKVVDSGHHARRLLRLTGLDTEENQARRLLNDLDAYAATVSLLNLDEEVVAHLWLTRVFEPVIRAVPENLDSKLEPAEVFHQVLEHRWFMSQKQGRDVPLNEAVRDYIDNVLQYRRDEEVVINPPTGAFTASIGIHTDSIGFGAEDGPPPPRGADEPEVDWRDLV; encoded by the coding sequence ATGAGTGGGTCCCTCAACATCACGGCGTCAACGGTAGAGCCTAGTTTGCTCACCTTGCCGTGGAGTATTCCTTTAGAGATGTGGCCAGATGACACGATCACAGCTCTTCCCAAGGGTATTTCTCGGCATATCGTGCGCTTTGCTCAACTTGACGGTTACGTCATTGCCATCAAAGAAACCACTGACGAGATGGCCCAAAGCGAATATGAGATGTTACGGAATCTTCAGAAAATCGATGTTCCCTGCGTTGAACCGGTTGCTGTTGTTCAGGGGCGTAAAGATGATGAGGGCAATCCGCTAGCCGCCGCATTGGTCACGAGGCATCTCAAATTCTCAATGCCTTTTAGGGCTTTGTATTCAACTACGTTGCGCCCAGAAACGACCCAGCGTCTCGTTGACTCTCTTGCACTGCTTTTGGTTCGACTCCACAACGTTGGGTTTTTCTGGGGAGATGTTTCCTTGTCAAACACCCTATTTAGGCGCGATGCTGGATCGTTTGCAGCCTATCTAGTCGATGCGGAAACAGGTCGTTTGTATGACAACCTCACCCCGGGGCAAAGAAAACATGATCTCGAGATTGCTCGTGTAAATATTGCTGGCGAGTTGATGGACATTCAGGCTGGTGGGAAGCTAGATGCGTCAATTGATCCTGTCGCGACGAGCGAATCCATCATGGCCTCTTATGACACCTTGTGGCATGAGCTCAACGATCCTGAGTTATTGAAACAAAATGAACTGTGGCGAATTAACAAACGAGTTCAGAGACTCAATGAGCTCGGGTTCGATATTGAAGAGCTTTCTATCAAGACAGATGAAGATGGCACACACGTCAAGATTCAACCCAAGGTTGTTGACTCAGGCCACCATGCCAGACGCCTGCTCCGGTTGACGGGATTAGACACTGAAGAAAACCAAGCCCGAAGGTTACTCAACGATCTAGACGCGTACGCTGCAACAGTGAGCTTGCTTAATCTTGATGAAGAAGTAGTGGCACATTTATGGCTTACACGCGTTTTCGAACCTGTAATTAGAGCGGTACCAGAAAATTTAGACAGCAAACTAGAACCAGCCGAAGTTTTCCATCAGGTTCTCGAGCATCGGTGGTTCATGTCCCAAAAACAAGGACGAGATGTTCCACTCAACGAAGCTGTCCGTGACTACATCGATAATGTGTTGCAGTATCGCCGCGATGAGGAAGTCGTCATTAATCCGCCAACTGGGGCATTTACTGCGTCAATTGGCATCCACACCGACAGCATCGGTTTTGGGGCTGAGGATGGCCCTCCCCCGCCACGAGGAGCAGATGAGCCAGAAGTGGATTGGAGAGACCTCGTTTAG